One Paracoccus sp. TOH DNA segment encodes these proteins:
- the tsf gene encoding translation elongation factor Ts, with protein MAITAAMVKELRETTGAGMMDAKKALTETDGNMEAAIDWLRTKGLAKAAKKADRVAAEGLVGVQVNAGRGVAVEINSETDFVAKNADFQQLVREITQVALETATDVEVLRATHLNGKPVADVLTDAIARIGENMTLRRMHLLEGDTVVSYVHNAAADGLGKIGVLVALKGDAEKAQAIGKQFAMHIAATNPVSLSEATLDPALLARELEVQTAKALEENAASAKPKPEAVIQNNIIPGRMKKFVAENTLLGQPFVVNPDLTVEQAAKEAGVEITGYARVMVGEGIEKKEEDFAAEVAKTRAGA; from the coding sequence ATGGCTATCACCGCTGCGATGGTGAAAGAGCTGCGCGAAACGACCGGCGCAGGCATGATGGACGCCAAGAAGGCGCTGACCGAGACCGACGGCAACATGGAAGCCGCCATCGACTGGCTGCGCACCAAGGGCCTGGCGAAAGCCGCCAAGAAAGCCGACCGCGTCGCCGCCGAGGGTCTGGTCGGGGTGCAGGTGAATGCCGGCCGCGGCGTCGCGGTCGAGATCAACTCGGAAACCGACTTCGTCGCCAAGAACGCCGATTTCCAGCAGCTGGTGCGCGAGATCACCCAGGTCGCGCTGGAAACCGCCACCGATGTCGAGGTGCTGCGCGCCACGCATCTGAACGGCAAGCCGGTCGCCGACGTGCTGACCGACGCCATCGCCCGCATCGGCGAGAACATGACCCTGCGCCGGATGCACCTGCTGGAAGGCGATACCGTCGTCTCCTACGTCCACAACGCCGCGGCCGATGGCCTGGGCAAGATCGGCGTGCTGGTCGCGCTGAAGGGCGACGCCGAGAAGGCGCAGGCCATCGGCAAGCAGTTCGCCATGCATATCGCCGCGACCAACCCGGTCTCGCTGTCGGAAGCCACGCTGGACCCGGCGCTGCTGGCGCGCGAGCTGGAAGTGCAGACCGCCAAGGCCCTCGAGGAGAACGCCGCCTCGGCCAAGCCGAAGCCCGAGGCCGTGATCCAGAACAACATCATTCCCGGCCGGATGAAGAAATTCGTGGCCGAGAACACGCTGCTGGGCCAGCCCTTCGTGGTCAATCCCGACCTGACCGTCGAGCAGGCCGCGAAAGAAGCCGGCGTCGAGATCACCGGCTATGCCCGGGTGATGGTCGGCGAAGGCATCGAGAAGAAGGAAGAGGACTTCGCCGCCGAGGTCGCCAAGACCCGCGCCGGCGCCTGA
- the rpsB gene encoding 30S ribosomal protein S2, which translates to MALPDFSMRQLLEAGVHYGHQTQRWNPRMAEFIYGERNGIHIFDLTQTVPMLDAALQIVRDTVAKGGRVLFVGTKRQAQKAIAEAAEKSAQYYMNHRWLGGTLTNWKTVSQSIQRLKALDETLSSGAEGLTKKERLQMEREQAKLQASLGGIREMGGLPDLLFVIDVNKEDLAILEAKKLGIPVVAVVDTNCSPKGVDYIIPGNDDAARAIALYCDLASRAALDGMTAQMGAAGVDLGALEAGVEEELAGEATEEAAEA; encoded by the coding sequence ATGGCGCTTCCCGATTTCTCCATGCGTCAGCTGCTTGAAGCTGGCGTTCATTACGGCCACCAGACCCAGCGCTGGAACCCCCGCATGGCCGAGTTCATCTATGGTGAACGCAACGGCATTCACATTTTCGACCTGACCCAGACCGTGCCGATGCTGGACGCGGCGCTGCAGATCGTGCGCGACACCGTCGCCAAGGGCGGCCGCGTCCTGTTCGTCGGCACCAAGCGTCAGGCCCAGAAGGCCATCGCCGAAGCCGCCGAAAAATCGGCCCAGTATTACATGAACCACCGCTGGCTGGGCGGCACGCTGACCAACTGGAAGACCGTCTCGCAGTCGATCCAGCGCCTGAAAGCGCTCGACGAGACGCTGTCCTCGGGCGCCGAGGGCCTGACCAAGAAAGAACGGCTGCAGATGGAACGCGAGCAGGCCAAGCTGCAGGCCTCGCTGGGCGGCATCCGCGAGATGGGCGGCCTGCCCGACCTGCTGTTCGTCATCGACGTGAACAAGGAAGACCTGGCCATCCTGGAAGCCAAGAAGCTGGGCATCCCGGTCGTCGCCGTGGTCGACACCAACTGCTCGCCCAAGGGCGTTGACTACATCATCCCGGGCAACGACGACGCCGCCCGCGCCATCGCGCTGTATTGCGACCTGGCCTCGCGCGCCGCGCTGGACGGCATGACCGCGCAGATGGGCGCTGCCGGCGTGGACCTGGGCGCGCTGGAAGCCGGCGTCGAGGAAGAGCTGGCCGGCGAGGCCACCGAAGAAGCCGCCGAAGCCTGA
- a CDS encoding response regulator, translating into MDADVDAGVDAGAGMALTVLVLHASADLRERTAGALRQAGMAVALSGDGSEGLALLQDRRVDAIITGIALPGLDGFGFIEAVRRQERLRAVPILVLSTATLPELKSRARNAGAAGWLPQPFDARQLVASVRAVTG; encoded by the coding sequence GTGGACGCGGACGTGGACGCGGGCGTGGACGCGGGCGCGGGCATGGCGCTGACGGTGCTGGTCCTGCATGCCAGCGCCGATCTGCGCGAACGCACCGCGGGGGCGCTGCGCCAGGCGGGCATGGCGGTCGCGCTTTCCGGCGACGGCAGCGAGGGGCTGGCGCTGCTGCAGGACCGCCGGGTCGATGCGATCATCACCGGGATCGCCTTGCCCGGGCTGGACGGCTTCGGCTTCATCGAGGCGGTGCGGCGGCAGGAGCGATTGCGGGCGGTGCCGATTCTGGTGCTTTCGACGGCGACGCTGCCGGAGCTGAAAAGCCGGGCGCGCAATGCCGGCGCCGCCGGCTGGCTGCCGCAGCCTTTCGACGCGCGCCAGCTGGTGGCGAGCGTCCGGGCGGTCACCGGATGA
- a CDS encoding d(CMP) kinase, producing the protein MPFTIAIDGPAASGKGTIARALARQFGFAHLDTGLLYRAVGAKRGDPVAAARSLAPEDLARDDLRSAEAGQAASRVAAIPEVRAALVEFQRRFARSEPGAVLDGRDIGTVICPGAELKLYVTASDEIRARRRALELGADEARILAELRERDARDAARDVAPMRPAADALLFDTSEMSIEEAVARAIACAREAGA; encoded by the coding sequence ATGCCCTTCACCATCGCCATCGACGGACCCGCGGCTTCGGGCAAGGGCACCATCGCCCGGGCGCTGGCCCGGCAGTTCGGCTTTGCCCATCTCGATACCGGGCTGCTTTACCGCGCCGTCGGTGCCAAGCGCGGCGATCCCGTGGCCGCGGCCCGCAGCCTGGCGCCCGAGGATCTGGCCCGCGACGACCTGCGCAGCGCCGAGGCCGGACAGGCCGCCAGCCGCGTCGCCGCCATCCCCGAGGTGCGGGCCGCGCTGGTCGAGTTCCAGCGCCGCTTCGCCCGCTCCGAGCCGGGGGCGGTGCTGGACGGGCGCGACATCGGCACGGTGATCTGCCCCGGGGCCGAGCTGAAGCTCTACGTCACCGCCAGCGACGAGATCCGCGCCCGCCGCCGGGCGCTGGAACTGGGCGCCGACGAGGCGCGCATCCTGGCCGAGCTGCGCGAGCGCGACGCCCGCGACGCCGCCCGCGACGTGGCGCCGATGCGTCCGGCCGCGGATGCGCTGCTGTTCGACACCAGCGAAATGAGCATCGAGGAAGCGGTGGCCCGCGCCATCGCCTGCGCCAGGGAGGCAGGGGCATGA
- a CDS encoding nitronate monooxygenase, translating into MKSVFQFSDLRVPVIQAPMAGTATPRLAAEVSRAGGMGSIGLAAANPAQAAAMMAETRERLGSDRYGVNLFCHRPAQADPAREAGWLDYLAPEFRRYGAEPPARIEEIYRSFLDHDEMLRAVLAARPVLVTFHFGLPAAERIAALRGSGAMLGASATSRAEALAIRDAGLDLIIAQGYEAGGHRGIFEPDGPDARLSTEALMRDLLELGLPVVAAGGIMDGADAARFLRAGAAAVQMGTAFVACPESAANDAYRTRLAAARPGDTVMTRAISGRPARGLANRLTALGEAEAAPPLPDYPITYDAAKRLQAVAGGSDYAAQWCGTGAPRARAMPAAALVALLAQEIRAHFPGLGACQSGE; encoded by the coding sequence ATGAAGAGCGTTTTTCAGTTTTCCGATCTGCGGGTGCCGGTGATCCAGGCGCCGATGGCCGGCACCGCGACGCCGCGTCTGGCCGCCGAGGTCAGCCGGGCCGGGGGCATGGGCTCGATCGGCCTCGCTGCCGCTAATCCCGCCCAGGCCGCGGCGATGATGGCCGAGACGCGCGAGCGGCTGGGCTCGGACCGCTATGGCGTCAACCTGTTCTGCCATCGCCCCGCCCAGGCCGATCCGGCGCGCGAGGCCGGCTGGCTCGACTATCTGGCGCCCGAGTTCCGTCGTTACGGCGCCGAGCCCCCGGCCCGCATCGAGGAGATCTATCGCAGCTTCCTCGACCATGACGAGATGCTGCGCGCGGTGCTGGCGGCGCGGCCGGTGCTGGTCACCTTCCATTTCGGCCTGCCCGCGGCCGAGCGCATCGCCGCGCTGCGCGGCAGCGGCGCCATGCTGGGCGCCTCTGCCACCTCGCGCGCCGAGGCGCTGGCGATCCGCGACGCCGGGCTCGACCTGATCATCGCCCAGGGCTACGAGGCCGGCGGGCATCGCGGCATCTTCGAGCCCGACGGTCCCGACGCGCGGCTGTCGACCGAGGCGCTGATGCGCGACCTGCTGGAGCTGGGCCTGCCGGTGGTCGCGGCCGGCGGCATCATGGACGGCGCCGATGCCGCGCGCTTCCTGCGGGCCGGGGCGGCGGCGGTGCAGATGGGCACGGCCTTCGTCGCCTGCCCGGAATCGGCGGCGAACGACGCCTATCGCACCCGGCTGGCGGCGGCCCGGCCCGGCGACACGGTGATGACCCGCGCCATCTCGGGTCGGCCGGCGCGCGGGCTTGCCAACCGGCTGACCGCATTGGGCGAGGCCGAGGCCGCGCCGCCGCTGCCGGACTACCCGATCACCTATGATGCCGCGAAGCGCCTGCAGGCGGTGGCGGGCGGCTCGGATTACGCGGCGCAATGGTGCGGGACCGGGGCGCCGCGTGCCCGCGCCATGCCGGCGGCCGCGCTGGTGGCCCTGCTGGCGCAGGAGATCCGGGCGCATTTCCCCGGCCTCGGCGCTTGCCAGAGCGGCGAATGA
- the rpsA gene encoding 30S ribosomal protein S1 produces MCAKATMEEFEALLNESLAIDTPDEGSVVKGKVIAIEAGQAIIDVGYKMEGRVDLKEFANPGEAPAIAVGDEVEVYLDRVENARGEASISREKARREEAWDRLEKAYAAEERVEGAIFGRVKGGFTVDLGGAVAFLPGSQVDVRPVRDAGPLMGLKQPFQILKMDRRRGNIVVSRRAILEESRAEQRAEVIANLTEGQTVEGVVKNITEYGAFVDLGGVDGLLHVTDMAWRRVNHPSEILSIGETVKVQVVKINKETHRISLGMKQLQADPWDTVGSKFPIGSVHTGRVTNITDYGAFVELEAGVEGLVHVSEMSWTKKNVHPGKIVSTSQEVDVMVLEIDEAKRRVSLGLKQTMRNPWEVFAETHPAGTVIEGEVKNITEFGLFVGLEGDIDGMVHLSDISWDARGEDAIQDFRKGDVVKAVVQEVDVDKERISLSIKALENDQMAEAVEGVKRGSVITVTVTAIEDGGIEVEYNGMKSFIRRSDLARDRQDQRPERFQVGDHVDVRVTNIDTKTRRLGLSIKAREIAEEKEAIDQYGSSDSGASLGDILGAALKGRG; encoded by the coding sequence ATGTGCGCTAAAGCGACCATGGAGGAGTTCGAGGCCCTCCTGAACGAAAGCCTCGCCATCGACACGCCCGACGAGGGCTCGGTGGTCAAGGGCAAGGTCATCGCCATCGAGGCGGGCCAGGCCATCATCGACGTCGGCTACAAGATGGAAGGCCGCGTCGATCTGAAAGAATTCGCAAATCCCGGCGAAGCCCCCGCCATCGCCGTCGGCGATGAGGTCGAGGTCTATCTGGACCGCGTCGAGAACGCCCGCGGCGAGGCTTCGATCTCGCGCGAGAAGGCCCGCCGCGAAGAAGCCTGGGATCGCCTGGAAAAAGCCTATGCCGCCGAAGAGCGCGTCGAAGGCGCCATCTTCGGCCGCGTCAAGGGCGGCTTCACGGTCGATCTGGGCGGCGCTGTCGCGTTCCTGCCCGGCTCGCAAGTCGACGTCCGCCCGGTGCGCGACGCAGGCCCGCTGATGGGGCTGAAGCAGCCGTTCCAGATCCTGAAAATGGACCGCCGCCGCGGCAACATCGTCGTGTCGCGCCGCGCCATCCTGGAAGAAAGCCGCGCCGAACAGCGCGCCGAAGTCATCGCCAACCTGACCGAAGGTCAGACGGTCGAGGGCGTGGTCAAGAACATCACCGAATACGGTGCGTTCGTCGATCTGGGCGGTGTTGACGGCCTGCTGCACGTCACCGACATGGCCTGGCGCCGCGTCAACCACCCGTCCGAGATCCTGTCGATCGGCGAGACCGTGAAGGTCCAGGTCGTCAAGATCAACAAGGAAACCCACCGCATCAGCCTGGGCATGAAGCAGCTGCAGGCCGATCCGTGGGATACCGTCGGCTCGAAGTTCCCGATCGGCTCGGTCCATACCGGCCGCGTGACCAACATCACCGATTACGGCGCCTTCGTGGAGCTGGAAGCCGGTGTCGAGGGTCTGGTCCACGTCTCGGAAATGAGCTGGACCAAAAAGAACGTCCATCCCGGCAAGATCGTTTCGACCTCGCAGGAAGTCGACGTCATGGTGCTGGAAATCGACGAAGCCAAGCGCCGCGTGTCGCTGGGTCTCAAGCAGACCATGCGCAACCCGTGGGAAGTCTTTGCCGAAACCCACCCGGCCGGCACCGTCATCGAGGGCGAAGTCAAGAACATCACCGAATTCGGTCTGTTCGTCGGCCTCGAAGGCGATATCGACGGCATGGTTCACCTGTCGGACATCTCGTGGGATGCCCGCGGCGAAGACGCGATCCAGGATTTCCGCAAGGGCGATGTGGTGAAAGCCGTCGTTCAGGAAGTGGATGTCGACAAGGAACGCATCTCGCTGTCGATCAAGGCGCTGGAAAACGACCAGATGGCCGAAGCCGTCGAAGGCGTGAAGCGTGGTTCGGTCATCACCGTCACCGTGACGGCGATCGAGGATGGCGGCATCGAGGTCGAATACAACGGCATGAAGTCCTTCATCCGTCGTTCGGACCTGGCTCGCGACCGTCAGGACCAGCGCCCCGAGCGCTTCCAGGTCGGTGACCATGTCGACGTCCGCGTCACCAATATCGACACCAAGACCCGCCGTCTGGGCCTGTCGATCAAGGCCCGCGAGATCGCCGAAGAGAAGGAAGCGATCGACCAGTATGGCAGCTCGGATTCGGGCGCTTCGCTGGGCGACATCCTTGGCGCCGCGCTGAAGGGCCGCGGCTGA
- the ihfB gene encoding integration host factor subunit beta has product MIRSELIQKISEENPHLFQRDVERIVNTVFEEIIDAMARGDRVELRGFGAFSVKKRDARQGRNPRTGEAVSVDEKHVPFFKTGKLLRERLNGEAE; this is encoded by the coding sequence ATGATCCGATCCGAACTGATCCAGAAAATCTCCGAAGAGAACCCGCACCTGTTCCAGCGCGATGTCGAGCGGATCGTGAACACCGTCTTCGAGGAGATCATCGACGCCATGGCACGCGGCGACCGGGTGGAGCTGCGCGGCTTCGGCGCCTTCTCGGTCAAGAAGCGCGACGCGCGCCAGGGCCGCAACCCCCGCACCGGCGAGGCGGTCAGCGTCGACGAAAAGCATGTGCCCTTCTTCAAGACCGGCAAGCTCTTGCGCGAGCGGTTGAACGGCGAGGCCGAATAG
- a CDS encoding LapA family protein: MRAIRIFFLVILAIVLILLAVANRDLVTVSLLPEAFAPFAGGQWSLTMPAFVALFLAMVFGVLVGLVWEWLRESHLRAESNRRAQHLADLQREVGHLRKTHAAPRDEVLAILDEAPARKPAAQPAGANLPATR, encoded by the coding sequence ATGCGCGCGATCCGGATCTTCTTCCTTGTCATTCTGGCCATCGTGCTGATTCTGCTGGCGGTGGCGAATCGCGACCTCGTCACCGTCAGCCTGCTGCCCGAGGCCTTCGCGCCCTTTGCCGGCGGGCAATGGTCGCTGACCATGCCGGCCTTTGTGGCGCTGTTCCTGGCCATGGTCTTCGGCGTGCTGGTCGGGCTGGTCTGGGAATGGCTGCGCGAGTCGCATCTGCGCGCCGAATCGAACCGCCGCGCCCAGCACCTTGCCGATCTGCAGCGCGAGGTGGGGCACCTGCGCAAGACCCATGCCGCGCCGCGCGACGAGGTTCTGGCCATCCTGGACGAGGCGCCGGCCCGCAAGCCGGCGGCGCAGCCCGCCGGCGCGAACCTGCCGGCGACCCGCTGA
- a CDS encoding phosphoribosylanthranilate isomerase, whose amino-acid sequence MTVSVKICGLTEAAGLAAAVEAGARYVGFVFFPKSPRHVSPETAAELAAQVPLGVAKVGLFVDPDDAALDAVLARVPLDLIQLHGAETPARVAEVKARSGLPVMKAVGLAEPQDLDALWDYGLVADMLLIDAKPPRDAVLPGGNGLAFDWRLLAGRQILKPWLLAGGLTPENVAEALRLTRAPGVDVSSGVESAPGVKDPERIRRFIARATAPIL is encoded by the coding sequence ATGACTGTTTCCGTCAAGATCTGCGGCCTGACCGAGGCCGCCGGCCTCGCGGCGGCGGTCGAGGCCGGGGCGCGCTATGTCGGCTTCGTCTTCTTCCCGAAATCGCCGCGCCATGTCTCGCCCGAAACGGCGGCCGAGCTCGCCGCGCAGGTGCCGCTGGGCGTGGCCAAGGTGGGGCTGTTCGTGGATCCCGACGATGCGGCGCTGGATGCGGTGCTGGCGCGGGTGCCGCTGGACCTGATCCAGCTGCACGGCGCCGAGACGCCGGCCCGGGTGGCCGAGGTCAAGGCGCGCAGCGGCCTGCCGGTGATGAAGGCGGTGGGCCTGGCCGAGCCGCAGGATCTGGATGCGCTCTGGGATTACGGCCTCGTGGCCGACATGCTGCTGATCGACGCCAAGCCGCCCAGGGATGCCGTGCTGCCCGGCGGCAACGGCCTCGCGTTCGACTGGCGGCTGCTGGCCGGGCGGCAGATCCTCAAACCCTGGCTGCTGGCCGGCGGCCTGACCCCCGAGAACGTGGCCGAGGCGCTGCGCCTGACCCGCGCGCCGGGGGTCGATGTCTCCTCGGGCGTCGAAAGCGCGCCGGGCGTCAAGGATCCCGAACGCATCCGCCGCTTCATCGCCCGCGCCACGGCGCCGATCCTGTGA
- a CDS encoding GNAT family N-acetyltransferase, producing the protein MSPAVTFRAARRDEVAAVVALLRDDMLGRARERDDLGPYLAAFDAMQAEPANQLIVGAIGGELAACYQITFISGLSLSAARRAQIEGVRVRPDLRGQRIGEALIGDAEARARAAGCRLLQFTTNRSRGDAHRFYDRLGFTPSHIGYKKSL; encoded by the coding sequence GTGAGCCCCGCCGTCACTTTCCGCGCGGCGCGGCGCGACGAGGTGGCCGCGGTGGTCGCCCTGCTGCGCGACGACATGCTGGGTCGGGCGCGCGAGCGCGATGACCTCGGCCCCTATCTCGCCGCCTTCGACGCCATGCAGGCCGAACCCGCGAACCAGTTGATCGTCGGCGCAATCGGCGGCGAGCTGGCCGCCTGCTACCAGATCACCTTCATCTCCGGCCTGTCGCTTTCCGCCGCCCGCCGCGCCCAGATCGAGGGCGTGCGGGTCCGCCCCGACCTGCGCGGCCAGCGGATCGGCGAGGCGCTGATCGGCGACGCCGAGGCCCGCGCCCGCGCCGCCGGCTGCCGCCTGCTGCAGTTCACCACCAACCGCAGCCGCGGCGACGCGCATCGCTTCTACGACAGGCTCGGCTTTACCCCTTCGCATATCGGATATAAGAAATCCCTCTGA
- the trpB gene encoding tryptophan synthase subunit beta, translating into MAEDLINSFMTGPDEQGRFGIFGGRFVSETLMPLILDLEAEYERAKDDPSFWAEMDALWKHYVGRPSPLYFAPRLTEELGGAKIYLKREELNHTGSHKINNVLGQILLARRMGKTRIIAETGAGQHGVATATVCARFGLQCIVYMGAHDVERQAPNVFRMRLLGAEVVPVTSGRGTLKDAMNDALRDWVTNVRDTFYCIGTVAGPHPYPAMVRDFQRIIGRETRWQLEEQEGEGRLPDSVVAAIGGGSNAMGLFHPFLDEPSVRIIGVEAGGKGVDERMQHCASLTGGRPGVLHGNRTYLLQDEEGQILEGHSISAGLDYPGIGPEHAWLKERGRAEYVSVTDDEALAAFQTLCRLEGIIPALEPSHALAHVVKIAPALPKDHIMVVNLSGRGDKDIFTVAKHLGVEIRT; encoded by the coding sequence ATGGCCGAAGATCTCATCAACAGCTTCATGACCGGCCCGGACGAGCAGGGCCGTTTCGGCATCTTCGGCGGCCGCTTCGTCAGCGAGACGCTGATGCCGCTGATCCTCGATCTCGAGGCGGAATACGAGCGCGCCAAGGACGACCCGTCCTTCTGGGCCGAGATGGACGCGCTGTGGAAGCATTACGTCGGCCGTCCCAGCCCGCTTTATTTCGCCCCCCGCCTGACCGAGGAGCTGGGCGGCGCGAAGATCTACTTGAAGCGCGAAGAGCTGAACCATACCGGCAGCCACAAGATCAACAACGTGCTGGGCCAGATCCTGCTGGCCCGCCGCATGGGCAAGACCCGGATCATCGCCGAGACCGGCGCCGGCCAGCACGGCGTGGCGACCGCGACGGTCTGCGCCCGCTTCGGGCTGCAATGCATCGTCTACATGGGCGCCCATGACGTCGAGCGCCAGGCGCCGAACGTCTTCCGCATGCGGCTGCTGGGCGCCGAGGTGGTGCCGGTCACCTCGGGCCGCGGCACGCTCAAGGACGCGATGAACGATGCGCTGCGCGACTGGGTGACCAATGTGCGCGACACCTTCTACTGCATCGGCACGGTGGCCGGCCCGCATCCCTATCCGGCCATGGTCCGCGACTTCCAGCGCATCATCGGCCGCGAGACCCGCTGGCAGCTCGAGGAGCAAGAGGGCGAGGGGCGGCTGCCCGACAGCGTGGTCGCGGCGATCGGCGGCGGCTCGAACGCCATGGGACTGTTCCATCCCTTCCTGGACGAGCCCTCGGTGCGCATCATCGGCGTCGAGGCCGGCGGCAAGGGCGTGGACGAGCGCATGCAGCATTGCGCCAGCCTGACCGGCGGCCGTCCCGGCGTGCTGCACGGCAACCGCACCTATCTCTTGCAGGACGAGGAAGGCCAGATCCTGGAAGGGCATTCGATCAGCGCCGGGCTCGACTATCCCGGCATCGGTCCCGAACATGCCTGGCTGAAGGAACGCGGCCGCGCCGAATATGTCAGCGTCACCGATGACGAGGCCTTGGCGGCCTTCCAGACCCTCTGCCGGCTGGAAGGCATCATCCCGGCGCTGGAGCCCAGCCATGCGCTGGCCCATGTCGTCAAGATCGCGCCCGCCTTGCCCAAGGATCACATCATGGTGGTGAACCTGTCGGGCCGCGGCGACAAGGACATCTTCACCGTCGCCAAGCATCTGGGCGTCGAGATCCGCACCTGA
- a CDS encoding DsbA family protein, with protein sequence MPRPLAAIALALLCALPLAPAQAQAQAQDHSAAEIAAIKQAVFGSPDLPAMGNAQGDAVLVEFSDYNCGFCRKNAPQVAALLESDPGLKLVVHEIPIFGEGSRYAAMAALAAQAQGKYPEFHRALMAMQGKAEQASVLRVAREVGLDVARLQRDMQAPEITQRIERSLELADEIGLVGTPSFIAGDRAVFGYLSKAELAELVAEARAAK encoded by the coding sequence ATGCCCCGTCCCCTTGCCGCAATCGCCTTGGCGCTGCTTTGCGCCCTGCCGCTGGCGCCAGCCCAGGCCCAGGCCCAGGCCCAGGATCACAGCGCGGCCGAGATCGCGGCGATCAAGCAGGCGGTGTTCGGCAGTCCCGACCTGCCGGCGATGGGCAATGCCCAGGGCGATGCGGTGCTGGTCGAGTTCTCGGATTACAATTGCGGCTTTTGCCGGAAAAACGCGCCGCAGGTGGCGGCGCTGCTGGAATCGGATCCCGGGTTGAAGCTGGTGGTGCACGAGATCCCGATCTTCGGCGAGGGCTCGCGCTATGCCGCCATGGCGGCGCTGGCCGCGCAGGCGCAGGGCAAGTATCCCGAGTTTCACCGCGCCCTGATGGCGATGCAGGGCAAGGCCGAGCAGGCCTCGGTGCTGCGCGTCGCGCGCGAGGTCGGGCTGGACGTGGCGCGGCTGCAACGCGACATGCAGGCGCCCGAGATCACCCAGCGGATCGAGCGGTCGCTGGAACTGGCGGACGAGATCGGGTTGGTCGGCACGCCCAGCTTCATCGCCGGCGACCGGGCGGTGTTCGGCTATCTGAGCAAGGCCGAACTGGCCGAGCTGGTGGCCGAGGCGCGCGCCGCGAAATAG
- the alkB gene encoding DNA oxidative demethylase AlkB yields the protein MTIAWEGSMEPDLFGTRRDEPIGPGAVILRGFALDPAMLDEVARIAGLSPFRHMQTPGGRRIGVEMTNCGALGWVSDRRGYRYEPRDPLTGQLWPEMPPRFRQLAETAAALAGFPGFRPDACLINRYVPGVKMGLHQDRDEAGFDAPIVSVSLGLPATFQFGGPERGDPVAKHRLNHGDAVVWGGPARLNWHGILTLRRGEHPLTGACRINLTFRRAG from the coding sequence ATGACAATAGCGTGGGAGGGCAGCATGGAGCCAGACCTGTTCGGAACCCGCCGCGACGAACCCATCGGTCCCGGCGCCGTGATCCTGCGCGGCTTCGCGCTTGACCCCGCGATGCTCGATGAGGTCGCGCGCATCGCCGGCCTTTCGCCCTTTCGCCACATGCAGACCCCGGGCGGGCGGCGGATCGGCGTCGAGATGACGAATTGCGGCGCGCTTGGCTGGGTCAGCGACCGCCGCGGCTATCGCTACGAACCGCGCGACCCGCTGACCGGCCAGCTTTGGCCCGAGATGCCGCCGCGCTTCCGGCAGTTGGCCGAGACGGCCGCGGCGCTTGCGGGCTTTCCCGGCTTCCGGCCCGATGCCTGCCTGATCAACCGCTATGTGCCGGGGGTGAAGATGGGCCTGCACCAGGATCGCGACGAGGCGGGATTCGACGCGCCCATCGTCTCGGTCTCGCTGGGCCTGCCGGCGACGTTCCAGTTCGGCGGGCCGGAACGCGGCGATCCGGTGGCGAAGCACAGGCTGAACCACGGCGACGCGGTGGTCTGGGGCGGGCCGGCGCGGCTGAACTGGCACGGCATCCTGACGCTGCGGCGGGGCGAACATCCGCTGACCGGCGCCTGCCGCATCAACCTGACCTTCCGCCGGGCGGGCTAG